The Acidobacteriota bacterium nucleotide sequence GTTTTCAGGTCGAAGTAAGGCTCCACCAGGATCAGCTTGATCTGATCTTTCTTCATTTGATTAATCAGCGCCAGCGTATGGGCCGGGGTTGGAGGGATGCCCGGCTTGGGCTCGACGTATCCCACCACCTCAACTCCGAAGTGATTAACGAAGCTTGGCCAGGATCTGTGATAGGTGATAACCGCGGTTCCCTTTAGCGGTGCCATCTCCTGCAGCCAGCGTTTATCGGCCTCCTGCAAGCGACGGTCAAAATCCTGGAAACGCTGCGTGAAGTAGGCGGTGTCCTCGGGATCAAGTTGCGCGAATCGCTCCGCGATGGCTTTGGCGATGCGCCGTCCGTTTTCCGGATCGAGCCAGTAATGTGGATTGCCCAGCGGATGCACGTCACCCATCGCGCGCGACACCTGCCCGGACGGCTTATCAAGGACGGCCGCCGCTGCGGAGGCATCATGGTACCCTGCTCCACCGGGCTGAATGCGCGCGTTCCGACTCTGCGTGATGAGTGGCGGGAGCCAGCCGGTCTCCAGATCGAGTCCCACCACCAGCAGCACGTCGGCCTTCAGTAGCTTCAACAGAAAGCTCGGCTTGGCCTCCACGAAATGCGGGTCCTGATAGCCGCGAGCAATGGAGTCCACCACCACGTGCTGCCCGCCGACTTCGCGCGCCAGCGCCGCCAGGTCCTCGGTGGTAGTCATTACATTTAGATTTTTCGCGGCTGCTGGGGAAACCGCAAATGCAGGCACGAGCAGCGCCGCCAGCACCGCCACCGCGCTTCTCTGTACGAACAACCGTTTCTGTTTCATGAGTACTCCTTATAAAAAATATCGACTAAAACGGGTGCGCGCCGTGCGCCCCGATGTTGAACTGGAACTGGAATAGAACCTCGTTCGCCGTGGTCCCCTCGCCGTAGCGAGTACGCCGGAGCTGTCCGCGAATCTGACTGAACTCGCTCGGCCAGTACGTTAGCACCAACGACTGCGCGCTATCGTGCATCGCGGCATCGCGAGCCCGCTCCGCCCAATCCACTCGCGCTCCCGTAAACCAGCGGCGCGCGAGCTGGTAATCGGCGGAGGCGTAGAAACCGAATGCGCGCTGCGTCCCTAATTCTTCCTGACGTCGGCTCCAGACCGCCTCCGCCCGCGCAATGAATGAATGATAGATGGCGCGGCGCAACGGCTTCCAGTGCAGCGTGGCGTCGAAGCCCGTCAGTTGCGTGTGAAAATCCCTGCTCAGGTAGCCGCGCGCTAAAATGCAGGGCGGAAAGGCGACGCTCACTCCATCGGCACCGGGCTGGCCGCCTGACACACCACTTCCATCTGGGGCGAAAGTATCCGTCCCATCGAAGTAGCAGGACCACCAATTGTTCTGATCATTGTGGCCGCGCGCGTAGGAACCAGCCACCTCCAGATTGGTGGATTCACTCAGGTCTTTGTAACTGCGCAGGCGGTAGATGCTGCTCACATCGCTGCGACGGCTGGACTGGAATAGCTCTCCTGAATTGCCCTGATAGAGTTCTGCGCTTCCTTCCAGAAATAGTCCGGCGGGCGCGGGCAGAATGCGGCTGATGTGCAGGCCTTCATCGACGATGCCTTCGTCTCCACCCAACAGGTTGGTGGAGATCAACGGGCGATCCACCCAGGGCAGCAGGTGATTGTGGAGCGGATTGAACTTGCCGAAATTCGAGCGCATCCTACCCACTTTGCCCAGGAACCCGCCCGGCAGCGCCGTGAAGGTAAGGTAGCCTTCCTCGATCTCCGCTCCCTCCGCGCCAATGGCCACGAAGAAATCAGCACGGGCATACGGATCAACCACCGCCTTGAAGGCAAACTCACTTTCGTGAAGAGATAAGGCAGGGACGGGAGCGAGGGGATTTCTCCCCGCCGCGCCGATGAAGTTGCCGATAACCCCGATGTCGGGATTTAAGACTTTCGCCATCCCGCCCGCACCACCGAGAGCCGGCGCGGTAGACTCAGGAGCCTGCGACACTGCCTGCGCGGCGGCAATCTCCGTCGCCGCACTTGCCGGAGTCGCCGCCGCGCCCGAAGCCTCCAGCGCGGTTTTCAGTGATGCCACCACGGATTCGAGCGAACGGATGCGCTCTTCCAGCGCGCGATACCGCTCATCCGCGCTTACCGTTTCCTGTCCCCATAGAAAAGATGGACTCATAGCAATAAGACAAACACATGAGATAAGTAATCTCCGCATGATTCCTCCCGATTCGGGCAATTTTAGATTTTAGATTTGAAGGTCGGACGAGATCAGGATTCGAGGGACGGGGCGCGACCGGGATGCATGATGCTCATTGATGAGCCGCTCAACTCAGTCAGCGAGGACAGCATATGGCTTCGCATTTCACTTGGAGCGAGGTAACCTTCCGAAACGACGACTCCCGGAAAATGATGATGGTGAAACGGATCATTCGAGTGCCCGGGAATAGGGCAACCCGATTCACTGGCATGAGGCGCGGCCAAGCCGCCGACAAGCTGCG carries:
- a CDS encoding zinc ABC transporter substrate-binding protein; translated protein: MKQKRLFVQRSAVAVLAALLVPAFAVSPAAAKNLNVMTTTEDLAALAREVGGQHVVVDSIARGYQDPHFVEAKPSFLLKLLKADVLLVVGLDLETGWLPPLITQSRNARIQPGGAGYHDASAAAAVLDKPSGQVSRAMGDVHPLGNPHYWLDPENGRRIAKAIAERFAQLDPEDTAYFTQRFQDFDRRLQEADKRWLQEMAPLKGTAVITYHRSWPSFVNHFGVEVVGYVEPKPGIPPTPAHTLALINQMKKDQIKLILVEPYFDLKTPNAIAQQSGAKVLVMLPSVGGVPEVKDYLQLFDYNIRLLKMALGR